One window of Tepidanaerobacter acetatoxydans Re1 genomic DNA carries:
- a CDS encoding fumarylacetoacetate hydrolase family protein, which yields MNKYVRFDNGKSIEYGLLEGEKIIALEGSIFEKWEKTDRIYDLKDVKLLAPCEPSKVVGIGINYKEVVNKKGDAMPEEPVIFLKPSTSVIGPDEAIISPKGVKELNYEAELVVVIKNRIKNVSVEDAKSHVLGYTCGNDITAKDFMIKGKPWTKAKSYDTFMPIGPCIAEGLDGDNLNIKMYHNGKITQNSNTSNMVFNVAQIISFVSNIMTLNPGDVISTGTPPGKGNLLSGDVIEAELEGIGRLKNIVK from the coding sequence TTGAATAAGTATGTGAGATTTGATAATGGTAAGAGTATCGAATATGGACTGCTTGAAGGTGAAAAAATAATTGCACTGGAAGGTTCTATCTTTGAGAAGTGGGAAAAAACTGACAGAATATATGATTTGAAAGACGTAAAATTGCTGGCCCCCTGCGAACCCAGCAAAGTTGTGGGCATAGGAATAAACTATAAAGAAGTAGTAAATAAAAAAGGTGATGCGATGCCTGAAGAGCCGGTGATTTTCCTAAAACCAAGCACATCGGTTATAGGTCCGGATGAGGCGATAATTTCACCTAAAGGCGTAAAAGAATTAAACTATGAGGCTGAACTTGTTGTAGTAATAAAAAATAGGATTAAAAACGTGAGTGTAGAAGATGCCAAGAGCCATGTCTTAGGCTATACCTGCGGCAATGATATTACCGCCAAGGACTTCATGATAAAGGGTAAACCATGGACTAAGGCCAAATCCTATGATACTTTTATGCCCATAGGTCCTTGCATAGCGGAAGGACTTGATGGTGACAATCTGAACATTAAGATGTATCACAACGGAAAAATTACTCAAAACAGCAACACTTCGAATATGGTATTTAATGTTGCACAAATCATATCTTTTGTTTCCAATATAATGACATTAAATCCGGGAGATGTTATCAGTACCGGTACACCTCCAGGAAAAGGAAATCTATTGTCCGGTGATGTAATCGAAGCCGAGCTAGAAGGCATAGGCAGATTAAAAAATATAGTAAAATAA
- a CDS encoding NAD(P)/FAD-dependent oxidoreductase produces the protein MNPVIIIGNGIAAVSAAEVFREHDKNTPVIIISGEPYYAYYRLRLSDLLGKTPDLDKLYIHKPEWYRNLNIDVWLGHKASEIDTKKQSVTLDNGKAVNFSKLLLANGSSAFIPPVPGTDIPGVFSIRSLDDVNNFNKFINDRTRGIVIGGGLLGLEVAWSLANKGKNVCVVEGSPHILSKQVDQTASELLMALGKKAGINFITQGRLSQIIGDKAVTSVQLNDNQTISTEFVVFSTGVRSNIDIVKNTSIQSTRGVQVNEYMQTSVENIFAAGDIAEYKGQVYGIWPVAREQGKTAGFNLAGKQIPYNEVIPSNYLKVFGVEIYSVGDLCKDDSSCSTIKKFDKEDNIYSVVFLRNNIPVGAVLFGDTKPAMKISKAIKSSIQIPDEIIQKNSFEEFLKVLS, from the coding sequence ATGAATCCCGTTATTATTATCGGCAATGGTATAGCTGCCGTTTCTGCTGCCGAAGTATTTCGCGAGCATGACAAGAATACACCTGTTATTATAATTAGTGGCGAACCGTATTATGCCTATTACCGTTTGCGATTATCAGATTTGCTGGGTAAAACACCTGATTTAGACAAATTATATATTCATAAACCGGAATGGTACCGCAACCTTAATATAGATGTATGGCTCGGTCATAAGGCAAGCGAAATTGATACCAAAAAACAGTCAGTAACCCTTGATAACGGAAAAGCCGTTAATTTCTCAAAACTTCTTCTTGCAAACGGCAGCAGTGCGTTTATTCCGCCTGTTCCAGGTACAGATATTCCAGGGGTGTTTTCAATACGGTCATTGGATGATGTGAATAATTTCAATAAATTTATAAATGATAGAACGCGGGGTATTGTTATTGGTGGCGGACTCCTTGGCTTAGAAGTAGCCTGGTCTTTAGCAAATAAAGGTAAAAATGTATGTGTCGTAGAGGGTTCTCCACATATTCTTTCTAAGCAGGTAGATCAAACTGCCTCAGAACTCTTAATGGCCTTGGGCAAAAAGGCCGGAATTAATTTCATTACACAAGGTCGGCTTTCACAGATTATAGGAGATAAGGCAGTTACCTCTGTTCAATTAAATGATAATCAGACTATCTCAACAGAGTTTGTAGTATTCTCTACCGGTGTCCGCTCTAACATCGACATTGTAAAAAATACTTCAATACAGAGCACAAGAGGTGTACAAGTTAACGAGTATATGCAGACCTCGGTTGAAAATATATTTGCGGCCGGCGATATTGCCGAATATAAGGGACAGGTTTACGGAATATGGCCAGTAGCAAGGGAGCAAGGTAAAACTGCCGGATTTAACTTAGCTGGAAAACAAATTCCATACAATGAAGTAATTCCTTCCAATTATTTAAAAGTATTTGGAGTAGAAATATATTCAGTAGGTGATTTGTGTAAAGATGACAGTTCTTGTAGCACTATAAAAAAATTTGATAAGGAAGATAATATTTACAGTGTTGTATTTTTAAGAAACAACATCCCTGTCGGCGCAGTTCTTTTCGGTGATACAAAACCAGCTATGAAGATTTCTAAAGCTATCAAATCAAGTATACAAATTCCTGATGAAATAATACAAAAGAACAGTTTTGAAGAATTTTTGAAGGTCCTGTCCTAA
- the rd gene encoding rubredoxin encodes MKKWVCTICGYVYDPEVGDADGGIAPGTAFEDIPDDWVCPECGVGKDMFEEA; translated from the coding sequence GTGAAAAAATGGGTTTGCACTATCTGCGGATATGTTTATGATCCCGAAGTCGGAGATGCGGACGGCGGAATTGCTCCCGGCACTGCCTTTGAAGACATCCCCGATGATTGGGTATGCCCCGAATGTGGTGTTGGAAAAGATATGTTTGAGGAAGCTTAA
- a CDS encoding rubredoxin-like domain-containing protein — translation MSKWQCGVCGYIFDGDEAPEKCPKCGAPKEKFQKLDDDTAAKVERSRYTNNLHMELLTLLEKAKEVSEKGIEDELDPPCVQIFEATKAFATDIQQRIKAEIKGHISKNKWG, via the coding sequence ATGTCTAAATGGCAATGTGGTGTCTGTGGTTACATATTCGACGGAGATGAAGCTCCTGAAAAATGTCCTAAATGTGGTGCACCTAAAGAAAAATTTCAAAAATTAGATGATGATACTGCCGCTAAAGTGGAAAGATCCAGGTATACCAATAACCTGCATATGGAACTGCTAACTTTGCTGGAAAAGGCAAAAGAAGTTAGCGAGAAAGGCATTGAAGATGAATTGGATCCGCCTTGTGTTCAAATATTTGAAGCAACGAAAGCTTTTGCTACTGATATTCAGCAGAGGATAAAAGCCGAAATCAAGGGACATATTAGTAAAAACAAATGGGGTTAA
- a CDS encoding D-alanine--D-alanine ligase family protein, whose translation MQKIKVGIIFGGQSGEHEVSLMSCVSVIQVMDKTKYDIIPIGITKKGNWKLFLGDISKIENGSWEDEAIPALLSPDPSCKCVITLKDGMESRYYLDVVFPVLHGPRGEDGTVQSLFELMNIPYVSCGVTSSAICMDKVFSKKILEQSGLPIVDYKAFYKRELLARMPEIISEVEEFLGYPCFVKPANLGSSVGISKAGGPSELESAMRLATQYDTKILVERFIDAREIECAVLGNDEPNASLPGEIIPSRDFYDYTAKYLDGDKSKLLLPAPVSRKDITRIQELAIKAFKTLDCSGMARVDFLMSKVSGNIYINELNTIPGFTRISMYPKMWEISGLSYKDLIDKLINLAFERHRQKNELTLA comes from the coding sequence GTGCAAAAAATAAAGGTCGGCATTATATTCGGAGGCCAATCCGGGGAACACGAGGTATCGCTAATGTCTTGTGTTTCGGTTATTCAAGTAATGGATAAAACAAAATACGACATTATACCTATAGGAATAACGAAAAAGGGAAATTGGAAGCTTTTTTTAGGTGACATATCTAAAATTGAAAACGGCAGTTGGGAAGATGAAGCTATTCCAGCCTTACTGTCACCTGATCCGAGTTGCAAATGTGTTATTACGTTAAAGGATGGAATGGAAAGCCGCTACTATCTTGATGTGGTTTTCCCTGTTCTGCACGGCCCTCGCGGCGAAGACGGCACAGTTCAAAGTCTTTTCGAGTTGATGAACATTCCTTATGTAAGCTGTGGTGTCACTTCTTCCGCCATTTGTATGGATAAAGTTTTTTCCAAAAAAATCCTTGAACAAAGCGGCCTGCCCATTGTAGACTATAAGGCGTTCTATAAGAGAGAATTACTTGCTCGAATGCCTGAAATCATTTCAGAAGTAGAGGAGTTCTTAGGTTATCCTTGCTTTGTTAAGCCCGCCAATTTAGGCTCAAGTGTTGGTATCAGTAAAGCTGGCGGCCCTAGCGAATTGGAGTCGGCTATGAGATTGGCGACACAGTATGATACAAAAATACTTGTAGAAAGGTTTATTGATGCCCGTGAGATTGAGTGTGCGGTTCTGGGCAACGACGAACCTAATGCTTCATTGCCTGGAGAAATAATCCCCAGCCGTGATTTTTACGATTATACCGCAAAGTATCTGGACGGTGATAAATCCAAGCTGCTGCTTCCCGCCCCTGTTTCACGAAAAGATATAACACGAATCCAAGAGTTAGCCATTAAAGCCTTTAAGACTTTAGACTGCAGCGGTATGGCTCGAGTCGATTTTCTCATGAGTAAGGTTTCGGGTAATATATATATAAATGAGTTAAATACTATTCCAGGATTTACCAGAATAAGCATGTATCCTAAAATGTGGGAGATTTCCGGCCTTTCGTATAAAGACCTTATAGATAAACTAATTAATCTTGCTTTTGAACGCCACAGGCAGAAGAATGAATTGACTTTAGCGTAA
- a CDS encoding NAD/NADP-dependent octopine/nopaline dehydrogenase family protein has protein sequence MMSPMDVSYAVVGAGNGGLAMAGYLAYKGFSVSLYNRTQSKIQNLIDNPRIDLSGSIEGTGVLNLVTSDLREAIQGKDIIMVTTPATGHYDLARLMAPYLEDGQIIVLNPGRTGGALEVYETLRNFGCQKEVVVAEAQTFIYACRATGPQSAKIFSVKNEVALATIPAIHTEEVIRLLSGAYPQFTPADNVMETSLNNFGAIFHPAPTLLNSGHIERGQTFEYYIEGITPSIGQMLEKLDSERMKVATLLGVKAVSARQWLEESYGAKGDTIYEAIQNNPAYKGLTAPKGLDTRYIYEDVPCSLVPIASIAKELGVETPAIDTIIRLANIITGKNFLDEGRTVEKLGLKGMTASQILELVHSGEVITTSSEDEEVVA, from the coding sequence ATGATGAGCCCTATGGATGTAAGCTATGCAGTTGTAGGTGCAGGTAATGGCGGATTGGCCATGGCAGGTTACTTGGCCTATAAAGGTTTTTCAGTTAGTCTTTACAACAGAACTCAGTCGAAAATTCAAAACTTAATAGATAATCCTCGTATTGACTTAAGCGGTTCCATAGAAGGTACAGGAGTACTCAATTTAGTCACAAGCGATCTTAGAGAGGCTATACAGGGAAAGGATATCATAATGGTGACCACACCTGCTACAGGTCATTATGACTTAGCTCGGCTAATGGCACCCTACTTGGAAGATGGTCAGATTATAGTATTAAATCCAGGCCGCACCGGTGGGGCACTAGAGGTGTATGAAACCTTGAGAAATTTTGGATGCCAAAAAGAAGTAGTGGTTGCAGAAGCTCAAACGTTTATCTATGCCTGCAGAGCAACAGGACCTCAAAGCGCTAAGATATTCAGCGTAAAAAACGAGGTAGCCCTAGCGACAATTCCGGCTATACACACAGAAGAAGTCATAAGACTTTTATCCGGGGCTTATCCTCAGTTTACTCCTGCTGATAATGTAATGGAAACCAGTCTCAACAATTTTGGTGCAATATTTCATCCTGCACCGACATTGCTAAACAGTGGTCATATTGAGCGAGGACAGACTTTTGAGTATTACATTGAAGGTATAACTCCATCAATAGGTCAAATGCTTGAAAAGCTCGATTCCGAAAGAATGAAGGTGGCTACGCTGCTGGGCGTAAAAGCCGTTTCAGCCAGACAGTGGTTAGAGGAATCATATGGAGCAAAGGGCGATACCATTTATGAAGCAATTCAGAACAACCCGGCTTATAAGGGGCTTACAGCACCTAAAGGCCTAGATACGCGATATATATATGAAGATGTGCCATGCAGTCTGGTTCCTATTGCATCTATTGCTAAAGAACTCGGTGTTGAAACTCCTGCCATAGACACCATTATTAGATTGGCCAATATTATAACGGGAAAAAACTTCCTAGACGAAGGCAGGACAGTCGAAAAACTTGGCCTAAAGGGTATGACTGCATCACAAATTCTTGAGCTTGTTCACTCAGGAGAAGTGATTACTACTTCAAGTGAAGATGAGGAGGTGGTAGCATGA
- a CDS encoding cobalamin B12-binding domain-containing protein, with translation MMKKVIAASIGNCVHVAGIMNFLSLAEREGYSTHFLGAAISIDELIKAVKEEKPDYVGVSYRLTPEPLEKILAELKEKISLEHLEDVKWIFGGTEPTAKVAEESGIFNFIFNGTEDPDEVIGFLKGVTFTKSDDYPQDLVSRILSKYPYPILRHHIGLPSLEETIDAIKKIAESKVLDVISIAPDQNAQEHFFEQEKMDHRLDGAGGVPLRSREDFEAIYEASRRGNYPILRCYSGTKDLIPFAEMLNETIKNAWCAVPLYWYSVLDRRGPRTVEEAIRENQQVMKWHGERSIPVEVNESHHWSLRDAHDTIGVVTAYLAAYNAKKMGVKDYVAQYMFNVPPSISPAMDLAKMLAKIEMIEGLQDENFTVYRQARAGIASLPADLAQAKGQLAASAYLAMAIKPHIYHVVGYCEAHHAATADDVIESCKIVRGIIRNTMLGAVDITKDSKIQERKNELIEEASITLQAIRALSPDVKDPLTDPATLTKAVEIGILDAPHLRGNPAAKGDLVTQLVDGALYAYDPQEKRIISEKERIDRILNKNKVSCVAV, from the coding sequence ATGATGAAAAAAGTAATTGCTGCCTCAATAGGCAATTGTGTCCATGTTGCAGGTATAATGAATTTTTTATCTCTGGCAGAAAGGGAAGGATATAGTACCCACTTCTTGGGAGCTGCGATTTCCATTGATGAACTTATCAAAGCTGTGAAAGAGGAAAAACCTGATTATGTCGGAGTAAGCTATAGACTTACACCTGAACCGCTGGAAAAAATCTTAGCAGAACTAAAGGAAAAAATATCTCTTGAACACTTAGAGGATGTAAAGTGGATTTTCGGTGGGACCGAACCTACGGCTAAAGTTGCTGAAGAAAGCGGGATATTTAACTTTATCTTTAATGGAACAGAAGACCCCGATGAAGTGATTGGATTCTTAAAAGGTGTTACATTTACAAAGAGCGATGACTATCCACAAGACCTTGTTTCAAGGATTTTGTCAAAATATCCGTATCCGATATTGCGCCATCATATTGGTTTACCTTCACTGGAGGAAACCATTGATGCCATTAAGAAAATAGCTGAATCCAAAGTTTTAGACGTTATATCAATAGCACCGGACCAAAATGCACAAGAGCACTTTTTTGAACAAGAGAAGATGGATCATAGATTGGACGGTGCGGGCGGTGTGCCACTGCGTTCCAGAGAGGATTTTGAAGCAATCTATGAGGCATCCCGCCGTGGAAATTATCCAATCCTTCGTTGCTATAGTGGAACTAAAGACCTTATTCCATTCGCAGAGATGCTAAATGAAACCATAAAAAATGCATGGTGTGCGGTTCCACTTTACTGGTACAGTGTTTTAGACCGTAGAGGTCCCCGCACGGTTGAAGAAGCCATTAGAGAAAATCAGCAGGTTATGAAATGGCACGGCGAGCGGTCAATCCCGGTTGAAGTTAATGAGTCCCACCATTGGAGCCTGCGAGATGCTCATGACACGATAGGTGTGGTCACTGCATATTTGGCGGCATATAATGCCAAGAAAATGGGAGTTAAGGATTATGTTGCACAGTATATGTTCAACGTTCCCCCTTCCATCTCACCGGCAATGGATCTTGCAAAAATGCTAGCAAAAATTGAAATGATAGAGGGATTGCAAGATGAAAACTTTACCGTATACCGTCAGGCTCGGGCAGGTATTGCCAGCTTGCCTGCGGATCTTGCTCAGGCTAAAGGACAGCTTGCAGCATCTGCTTATCTTGCTATGGCCATAAAGCCGCATATTTATCATGTTGTAGGTTACTGTGAAGCTCACCACGCGGCAACTGCCGACGATGTCATCGAAAGCTGCAAAATAGTGCGGGGCATTATCAGAAACACGATGTTGGGGGCTGTGGATATTACTAAAGACTCCAAGATACAGGAACGAAAGAATGAGCTGATCGAAGAAGCGAGTATTACCTTACAAGCTATAAGGGCATTAAGTCCTGATGTAAAGGACCCATTGACAGATCCGGCCACTCTTACTAAAGCTGTGGAAATCGGAATACTTGATGCGCCACATCTTAGAGGAAATCCTGCTGCTAAGGGAGATTTAGTAACACAGTTGGTTGATGGGGCTTTATATGCATACGATCCGCAGGAAAAACGCATCATTAGCGAAAAAGAACGTATTGACAGGATATTAAATAAAAATAAAGTAAGCTGTGTGGCAGTATAA
- a CDS encoding PaaI family thioesterase, with protein MTTNNGVTIDFLKNINSPFDKKLGLRVVEVERGKAVIELNIKQEFLNSNGIIHGGLTASLCDTAMGASAMTLGVNPLTVEMKVNYLSPGGTDGKFIAVGRVIKEGRTLIFAESEIYYNDKLIAKSIGTYIVKQPREIVG; from the coding sequence ATGACCACAAACAATGGAGTAACAATTGATTTTTTGAAAAATATAAATTCCCCTTTTGACAAGAAATTAGGATTAAGAGTGGTTGAGGTGGAAAGGGGCAAGGCAGTTATAGAGCTGAATATAAAGCAAGAATTTTTGAACAGCAACGGTATAATTCATGGTGGGTTAACGGCCAGTTTATGTGACACAGCCATGGGTGCTTCGGCAATGACACTGGGTGTTAATCCCTTAACTGTGGAGATGAAAGTAAATTACCTATCTCCAGGCGGCACTGATGGCAAATTTATCGCTGTGGGCAGAGTTATTAAAGAGGGTCGCACGTTGATATTTGCCGAAAGTGAAATATATTATAACGATAAACTTATAGCTAAAAGCATTGGAACATATATTGTAAAACAACCAAGGGAAATTGTAGGCTGA
- a CDS encoding prolipoprotein diacylglyceryl transferase, which produces MLLDLSPYAFKIGPIAVHWYGIFMAISFLVGSYHLLKMGKKKGFDEDFLLNLAMTVIIAGIIGARLMFVLCNYPQWFISAPLNVIKIWEGGLAWHGGLLGGLLAGWSYCKKNGVNPYVLADWTVVGLSFGYFLVRIANIFNQEVLGRMTQFSFGRWPAQLIGSSIGLILLIRYIYLQKKEVPPGYQFCSFIWYHQLLRAVIEETVRENPVYLIKYVNPRWGLGVVTLTQWFTPLVMGIAYYMYKSSNKGNVKSDS; this is translated from the coding sequence ATGCTGCTTGATTTAAGTCCCTATGCTTTTAAGATAGGGCCTATCGCTGTGCATTGGTACGGAATATTCATGGCAATTTCATTTTTGGTGGGTTCGTATCACTTATTAAAGATGGGCAAAAAGAAGGGTTTTGATGAAGATTTTTTACTAAACCTTGCTATGACGGTAATCATTGCAGGGATAATAGGGGCAAGACTGATGTTTGTACTGTGCAATTACCCGCAATGGTTTATTTCGGCGCCTTTGAATGTGATAAAAATATGGGAAGGCGGCTTGGCTTGGCATGGCGGACTTCTTGGCGGCCTTTTAGCCGGCTGGTCTTATTGTAAGAAAAACGGAGTAAACCCTTATGTTTTGGCTGATTGGACAGTGGTTGGCTTATCTTTCGGGTATTTCCTTGTAAGAATAGCCAATATTTTTAATCAAGAAGTTTTAGGCAGGATGACTCAATTTTCATTTGGCCGTTGGCCGGCTCAGCTTATAGGTTCTTCCATCGGCTTGATACTGCTGATACGATATATTTATCTCCAAAAAAAGGAGGTTCCTCCGGGATATCAGTTCTGTTCATTTATTTGGTATCACCAACTGCTTAGAGCTGTTATAGAAGAGACAGTGAGGGAAAACCCGGTGTATTTAATAAAATATGTAAATCCACGCTGGGGCTTGGGAGTGGTAACGCTGACACAGTGGTTTACACCACTTGTAATGGGCATTGCATATTATATGTATAAAAGCTCCAATAAAGGCAATGTAAAAAGCGATAGTTAA
- a CDS encoding DUF2284 domain-containing protein, producing the protein MLAEVEKAKELVDMALSFNGIVEAKLIHSRDIVVDERVRFQCSYSGCRDYGGKLMCPPHTPGVDEFKKILSNYYMAVLVQLEGAIVNKDNWEPETDRWALQLHDIIYKLEKKAFSLGFPFAAGLIGGSCKLCKDCPGENDTNAKCLHREKARPSMEAMGIDVLSTCKNTGIKVEFSPTKVIWTGMVLLA; encoded by the coding sequence ATGTTGGCCGAAGTCGAGAAAGCCAAGGAATTAGTAGATATGGCATTAAGTTTTAACGGTATTGTCGAGGCAAAGCTAATACATTCAAGAGATATTGTAGTGGATGAAAGAGTAAGATTTCAGTGCAGCTATTCAGGTTGTAGGGATTATGGAGGAAAGCTTATGTGCCCTCCGCATACTCCCGGCGTGGATGAATTTAAAAAGATTTTATCAAACTACTATATGGCTGTTTTAGTACAATTAGAAGGAGCCATAGTAAATAAAGATAATTGGGAGCCTGAAACGGATCGGTGGGCATTGCAGCTTCATGATATTATTTATAAATTAGAAAAAAAGGCTTTTTCACTTGGATTTCCTTTTGCAGCAGGATTAATTGGAGGTTCATGTAAACTATGCAAGGATTGTCCGGGAGAAAACGATACTAATGCTAAGTGCCTGCATCGGGAAAAGGCAAGACCTTCAATGGAAGCCATGGGCATCGATGTGTTATCGACTTGTAAGAACACAGGAATAAAAGTGGAGTTTTCGCCGACAAAGGTCATATGGACGGGAATGGTGTTGCTCGCTTAA
- a CDS encoding stalk domain-containing protein, producing MTSSRSWRKFITCILITLLISAIFVPIKTCLAAAQVKVLLNGENLDFDVPPIIENDRTLVPFRKIGEALGAQVEWDQETKTVTAYKEDKTVILRIGDYTAYVNQTPVELDMPPVLKDNRTLIPIRFFSEAFGATVMWDNAIRTVVINTGEKPSKYIMGYYYSQSYEDFLKNLDKMSAIAVKWYTLDDSGGLTNKDNLRHINVPEGYDSVTKLSKENGIEIHMLVFESDKTRLQTALATPESQAGLINQIIATVESEGFDGVNIDFEAVTSEEKEQFNEFIKSLYENLKARGKSLNLSLPVKTEKVDWRPGYDYVTLGKYCDFAVLMAYDKNPGTPGPQSGIDWVEEVVDYAIARIPAEKIVLGIGCYGYDWANGGRSTVILENNGATYLKFADELLKKYGLNLNLDQNSGLLNGKYTDENGQIHEVWMESDYSIDAKAKMVLQKGLKGIAIWRLGYTTPSFWDTLENNFEPVKMN from the coding sequence ATGACTAGCAGTCGAAGTTGGAGAAAGTTTATTACATGTATTCTTATTACCCTACTTATTTCGGCAATTTTTGTACCGATAAAAACTTGCTTGGCTGCAGCCCAGGTTAAGGTATTATTAAACGGAGAGAATTTGGACTTTGATGTGCCGCCGATTATAGAAAATGATCGCACATTAGTGCCTTTTAGGAAAATTGGCGAAGCACTTGGCGCTCAAGTCGAATGGGATCAGGAGACCAAAACTGTTACGGCTTATAAGGAAGATAAAACAGTAATCCTGCGTATTGGAGACTATACAGCCTATGTAAATCAAACTCCTGTAGAATTGGACATGCCTCCTGTACTCAAAGACAATAGAACCTTGATACCTATAAGGTTTTTTAGCGAAGCTTTTGGAGCTACGGTTATGTGGGATAATGCCATTCGAACGGTTGTGATAAATACGGGCGAAAAGCCTTCAAAATACATAATGGGCTATTACTACTCCCAATCTTATGAAGACTTTTTAAAAAACCTTGATAAAATGTCGGCTATAGCAGTTAAATGGTACACTTTAGACGATAGCGGCGGCTTAACTAATAAAGATAATTTGCGCCATATAAATGTTCCTGAGGGTTATGACAGCGTGACTAAACTCTCTAAAGAAAATGGCATAGAGATTCACATGCTTGTATTTGAAAGCGATAAAACCAGGCTTCAAACTGCATTGGCAACTCCTGAATCTCAAGCAGGCTTGATAAACCAGATAATTGCAACAGTTGAAAGCGAAGGTTTCGATGGAGTTAATATTGATTTCGAGGCTGTAACGAGTGAAGAAAAGGAGCAGTTCAATGAATTTATAAAGAGCCTTTACGAAAACTTAAAAGCCCGAGGCAAATCGTTAAACCTTTCACTGCCAGTTAAGACTGAAAAAGTTGATTGGAGACCGGGATATGATTATGTAACACTTGGCAAGTATTGTGATTTTGCAGTTTTAATGGCCTACGACAAGAATCCGGGTACACCCGGTCCCCAATCGGGAATCGATTGGGTGGAGGAAGTTGTAGATTATGCCATAGCCCGCATTCCGGCAGAAAAAATAGTATTAGGTATAGGCTGTTACGGATATGATTGGGCTAATGGGGGAAGAAGCACTGTTATTTTAGAAAACAACGGTGCAACCTACTTAAAATTCGCCGATGAACTTTTGAAAAAATATGGTTTAAACCTCAATCTTGATCAAAATTCAGGACTTCTTAACGGAAAATACACCGATGAGAATGGACAGATACACGAAGTTTGGATGGAAAGCGATTATTCGATAGATGCGAAGGCTAAAATGGTTTTGCAAAAGGGCTTAAAAGGTATTGCCATATGGAGATTAGGCTATACTACTCCATCGTTTTGGGATACTTTAGAAAATAATTTTGAACCTGTGAAAATGAATTAA
- a CDS encoding Asp23/Gls24 family envelope stress response protein yields MRTLALIGKSGTGKSHKAQIVAKRNGINFIIDDGLLIHGSRVLAGYSAKRETTRVGAIRRAIFQDPAHADEVKSKISEMKVDSLLILGTSYSMIEVICKTLDIPMPEQIIKIEDVSSPREINTAIRIRETTGKHIIPVPTLEIKKDFSGFLLDPLRIFRKGKSKYPEMLEEKSVVRPTYSYMGRYTINDTTVNQIALYTARQVPGIGPGGRVFIENNANGVILKLELSVEYGIQMQPVLTKVKKKVTDMIEHMTGLNVLSVEVIAKNLYFKSEPKNKN; encoded by the coding sequence ATGCGAACTTTAGCTCTCATAGGAAAGAGCGGTACAGGCAAAAGCCATAAAGCTCAAATAGTCGCAAAAAGAAATGGAATAAATTTTATAATAGATGACGGTCTTCTTATACATGGCAGCAGGGTGCTTGCCGGCTATTCGGCTAAAAGGGAAACTACACGGGTAGGAGCGATTCGTCGAGCTATCTTTCAAGATCCGGCACATGCAGATGAAGTAAAAAGCAAGATTTCAGAGATGAAGGTAGACAGCCTTCTTATTCTTGGCACGTCATATTCCATGATTGAAGTAATATGTAAAACTCTTGATATACCAATGCCGGAGCAGATTATCAAAATAGAAGATGTTTCTTCACCGAGGGAAATTAACACTGCTATCAGGATACGCGAAACAACCGGGAAACATATAATCCCCGTCCCTACTCTGGAAATAAAAAAAGACTTTTCCGGATTTCTTTTAGACCCTTTACGAATATTTAGAAAGGGAAAGAGCAAATATCCGGAAATGTTGGAGGAAAAATCCGTTGTAAGACCCACTTACAGCTATATGGGCAGGTATACCATAAACGATACTACTGTAAATCAGATTGCTCTATATACTGCTCGACAGGTGCCGGGAATCGGTCCTGGAGGGAGAGTTTTTATTGAAAACAATGCAAATGGAGTTATATTAAAACTTGAGCTATCTGTTGAGTATGGTATACAAATGCAGCCAGTCCTTACTAAGGTAAAAAAGAAAGTAACCGATATGATTGAACATATGACAGGATTAAATGTTTTAAGTGTTGAAGTAATTGCAAAAAATCTTTATTTTAAGTCTGAGCCGAAAAATAAAAACTAA